One segment of Comamonas thiooxydans DNA contains the following:
- a CDS encoding 2-hydroxyacid dehydrogenase yields MSIHESPLPKRPRLLLHTALTPAMRKRLQLQFELLEAAALDSSRSSSLSGQVRAMLCNAQSVIGSEQLLQWPALELIVVMGVGMDGIDLDAAEQMGIKVRNTPAISAEDIADHTLALLLAAAREIVQAHEFVRHGRWLRGRYPPTLRFSGQRMGIVGLGRIGRAVARRSQAFDMSIAYTGRAPKNDVPYRWCDSVLELAADVDFLVVCAGGGPETRGLINAEVLQALGPQGVLVNVGRGSIVDEKALQQALQERTIAAAALDVFVHEPQVSEALMDLPNTVLTPHMASSTRHGLQAMLAQAEAYLLEHFGLPEITD; encoded by the coding sequence ATGTCCATTCATGAATCACCGCTCCCGAAGCGTCCTCGGCTGCTGCTGCACACGGCGCTGACGCCAGCCATGCGCAAGAGACTGCAGCTGCAGTTCGAGCTGCTTGAGGCCGCTGCGCTTGATAGCTCCCGCAGCAGCTCGCTGTCCGGCCAGGTGCGCGCCATGCTGTGCAATGCGCAGTCCGTCATCGGTAGCGAGCAGTTGCTGCAGTGGCCTGCACTGGAGCTGATTGTGGTCATGGGCGTGGGTATGGACGGCATCGATCTCGACGCCGCAGAGCAGATGGGCATCAAGGTGCGCAACACGCCAGCTATCTCCGCCGAAGATATCGCCGATCACACGCTGGCTTTGCTGCTGGCTGCCGCGCGTGAGATTGTGCAGGCCCATGAGTTTGTGCGACACGGTCGCTGGCTGCGGGGACGGTATCCACCCACCTTGCGCTTTTCGGGGCAGCGCATGGGCATCGTCGGCCTGGGGCGCATCGGCCGTGCTGTGGCCAGGCGGTCGCAGGCCTTTGATATGTCGATTGCCTATACGGGGCGCGCTCCCAAGAACGATGTGCCCTACCGCTGGTGTGACAGTGTGCTGGAGCTGGCCGCAGATGTGGATTTTCTCGTGGTCTGCGCCGGCGGCGGTCCTGAAACCCGAGGCCTGATCAATGCCGAAGTGCTGCAGGCACTGGGCCCGCAGGGCGTGCTGGTGAATGTGGGGCGTGGCTCCATCGTGGATGAAAAAGCGCTTCAGCAGGCGTTGCAGGAACGCACGATTGCGGCTGCGGCACTTGATGTGTTCGTGCATGAGCCGCAAGTCTCCGAAGCCTTGATGGATCTGCCCAATACGGTGCTGACACCGCACATGGCAAGTTCCACACGGCATGGCCTGCAGGCCATGCTTGCGCAGGCCGAGGCGTACCTGCTGGAGCATTTCGGACTGCCCGAAATCACAGATTGA
- a CDS encoding heavy metal translocating P-type ATPase: MNALTKSGAFELSVEGMTCASCVGRVERALKKVPGVQEAVVNLATEKASLTVADPAQAAAILPQAVAAIEKAGYAVPAQSVDLQVGGMTCASCVGRVERALKKVPGVQDAVVNLATERASVQLQGDVAVGALIAAIEKAGYEAQAVQRNAATTGEDATAQRQAQERESLKRSLIFATLFALPVFLLEMGGHMVPAFHHWIAGSIGTQNSWYIQFALTAVVLFGPGRRFFEKGVPALLRAAPDMNSLVAVGTSAAFAYSVVATFVPQWLPAGTVNVYFEAAAVIVALILLGRFLEARAKGNTSEAIRRLVQLQAKTARVRKGGLVQEIDIAQVRAGDLIEVRPGERIPVDGEVIEGRSFVDESMISGEPVPVEKAEGAEVVGGTVNQNGALAFRATKVGADTLLAQIIRMVEQAQGSKLPIQALVDKITMWFVPAVMAAALLTFVIWLIWGPDPALSFALVNAVAVLIIACPCAMGLATPTSIMVGTGRAAQMGVLLRKGEALQQLKDARVVAVDKTGTLTRGRPELTDLVLADGFERAAVLAQVAAVEDRSEHPIARAIADAAKAEGLEVPAISDFASVTGFGVRAVVLGDQVEIGADRFMRELGLSVDGFAAEAERLGSEGKTPLYAAIGGKVAAMIAVADPIKPTTKPAIDALHALGLKVAMITGDNRHTAEAIARQLGIDEVVAEVLPGGKVESVKRLKAEHGTLAYVGDGINDAPALAEADVGIAIGTGTDIAIEAADVVLMSGDLSGVPNAIALSKATMKNIGENLFWAFAYNVALIPVAAGLLYPFNGMLLSPVFAAGAMALSSVFVLSNALRLKRFKPAL; encoded by the coding sequence ATGAATGCACTGACCAAAAGCGGAGCCTTTGAGCTGTCTGTCGAAGGAATGACCTGCGCATCCTGCGTGGGCCGGGTGGAGCGGGCGCTCAAGAAAGTGCCCGGTGTGCAGGAGGCCGTGGTGAATCTGGCCACGGAAAAAGCCAGCCTCACCGTGGCCGATCCGGCGCAGGCTGCGGCCATCCTGCCGCAGGCCGTGGCGGCGATTGAAAAGGCAGGCTATGCAGTGCCTGCGCAAAGCGTGGATCTGCAGGTGGGCGGCATGACCTGTGCGTCCTGCGTCGGCCGTGTGGAGCGTGCGCTCAAGAAAGTGCCCGGAGTGCAGGACGCGGTGGTGAATCTCGCGACCGAGCGCGCCAGCGTGCAACTGCAGGGCGACGTGGCGGTGGGCGCCCTGATCGCGGCGATTGAAAAGGCCGGCTATGAAGCGCAAGCCGTGCAGCGCAACGCTGCCACCACCGGCGAGGACGCCACGGCCCAGCGCCAGGCGCAGGAGCGCGAATCGCTCAAGCGTTCCCTGATCTTTGCGACCCTGTTCGCACTGCCCGTGTTTCTGCTGGAGATGGGCGGTCACATGGTGCCCGCGTTTCACCACTGGATTGCAGGCAGCATCGGCACGCAGAACAGCTGGTACATCCAGTTCGCGCTGACGGCCGTGGTGCTGTTCGGGCCGGGCCGGCGCTTCTTCGAGAAAGGCGTGCCCGCCCTGCTGCGCGCTGCGCCCGATATGAATTCTCTGGTCGCGGTAGGCACCTCGGCGGCATTCGCCTATTCGGTGGTCGCGACCTTTGTGCCGCAATGGCTGCCCGCAGGCACCGTGAATGTGTACTTCGAAGCCGCGGCCGTCATCGTCGCGCTGATCCTGCTGGGCCGCTTTCTGGAGGCCCGTGCCAAGGGCAATACCTCGGAGGCCATTCGCCGCCTGGTGCAGTTGCAGGCCAAGACCGCGCGCGTGCGCAAGGGCGGCCTGGTGCAGGAAATCGACATTGCCCAGGTGCGTGCCGGCGACCTGATCGAAGTGCGCCCCGGCGAGCGTATTCCCGTCGATGGAGAGGTCATCGAAGGCCGCAGCTTTGTCGACGAATCCATGATCAGCGGCGAGCCCGTGCCCGTCGAGAAGGCCGAGGGCGCCGAAGTGGTGGGCGGCACAGTCAATCAGAATGGCGCGCTGGCTTTCAGAGCCACCAAGGTGGGCGCCGATACGCTGCTGGCGCAGATCATCCGCATGGTGGAGCAGGCCCAGGGCAGCAAGCTGCCGATCCAGGCGCTGGTGGACAAGATCACCATGTGGTTTGTGCCGGCCGTCATGGCGGCGGCCCTGCTGACTTTTGTGATCTGGCTGATCTGGGGCCCCGATCCTGCGCTGAGCTTTGCCCTGGTCAATGCCGTGGCCGTGCTCATCATTGCCTGCCCCTGCGCCATGGGCCTGGCCACGCCGACTTCCATCATGGTGGGAACCGGGCGTGCCGCGCAAATGGGAGTGTTGCTGCGCAAGGGCGAGGCACTGCAGCAGCTCAAGGATGCCAGGGTGGTGGCGGTGGACAAGACCGGCACGCTGACCCGTGGCCGTCCCGAACTCACCGACCTGGTGCTGGCCGACGGCTTCGAGCGCGCTGCCGTGCTGGCGCAGGTGGCTGCCGTGGAAGACCGCAGCGAGCATCCGATTGCGCGCGCCATTGCCGATGCGGCCAAGGCCGAGGGGCTGGAGGTTCCGGCTATCAGCGACTTCGCATCGGTGACCGGTTTCGGCGTGCGTGCCGTGGTGCTTGGCGATCAGGTGGAGATCGGTGCCGACCGGTTCATGCGCGAACTCGGTCTGAGCGTTGACGGTTTTGCGGCCGAGGCCGAGCGCCTGGGCAGTGAAGGCAAGACGCCGCTGTATGCCGCCATCGGCGGCAAGGTGGCAGCCATGATTGCCGTGGCCGATCCCATCAAACCCACCACCAAGCCCGCGATCGATGCCTTGCACGCTCTGGGCCTGAAGGTGGCCATGATTACCGGCGACAACCGCCACACGGCCGAGGCGATCGCCAGGCAACTGGGCATTGACGAGGTGGTGGCAGAGGTCCTGCCCGGCGGCAAGGTCGAGAGCGTGAAGCGCCTCAAGGCCGAACATGGCACGCTGGCCTATGTGGGTGACGGCATCAACGACGCGCCGGCCCTGGCCGAGGCCGATGTGGGCATCGCCATAGGAACGGGCACCGATATCGCCATCGAGGCGGCCGATGTGGTGCTGATGTCGGGCGATCTCTCGGGCGTGCCGAATGCGATTGCGCTGTCCAAGGCCACCATGAAGAACATTGGCGAGAACCTGTTCTGGGCCTTTGCCTACAACGTGGCGCTGATACCGGTGGCGGCAGGTCTGCTCTATCCGTTCAACGGCATGCTGCTGTCGCCGGTGTTTGCGGCTGGAGCCATGGCACTGTCCAGCGTATTCGTGCTCTCCAACGCGCTGCGGCTCAAGCGCTTCAAACCGGCTCTCTGA
- a CDS encoding riboflavin synthase subunit alpha, producing the protein MFTGIIQAVAKIAALRDQDGLRTFIMEFPEGFCQDLAIGASVSHDGVCLTVTENLSPTSASFDVMLQSLNITTLGSCKAGDTLNVERAAKDGAEIGGHPLSGHVDFMAPLLEVMQTETNHKIRFGIPEAFRPYVFAKGYIAVNGASLTVAEVNRKEGWFEVWLIPETLRMTVFGDKKVGDLVNIEIERSTQVVVDTVRETVEASLGRLKPVLEALLQEKGLSLDDFVDVPQLPKQ; encoded by the coding sequence GTGTTTACCGGCATCATTCAGGCCGTGGCAAAGATTGCCGCGCTGCGCGACCAGGACGGCCTGCGCACCTTCATCATGGAGTTCCCCGAAGGCTTCTGCCAGGACCTGGCCATTGGCGCCAGCGTCTCGCATGACGGCGTCTGCCTGACGGTGACCGAAAACCTCTCGCCTACCAGCGCCAGCTTTGATGTGATGCTGCAAAGCCTGAACATCACCACGCTGGGCAGCTGCAAGGCCGGCGACACGCTCAATGTGGAGCGCGCCGCCAAGGACGGTGCCGAGATTGGCGGCCACCCCTTGTCGGGCCATGTGGACTTCATGGCGCCGCTGCTGGAGGTGATGCAGACCGAGACCAATCACAAGATCCGCTTCGGCATTCCCGAGGCCTTCCGCCCCTATGTGTTTGCCAAGGGCTATATCGCCGTCAACGGCGCCAGCCTGACGGTGGCCGAGGTGAATCGCAAGGAGGGCTGGTTCGAGGTCTGGCTGATTCCCGAAACCCTGCGCATGACGGTGTTCGGCGACAAGAAGGTTGGCGATCTGGTCAATATCGAGATCGAGCGCAGCACCCAAGTGGTGGTCGATACCGTGCGCGAGACCGTGGAAGCCAGCCTGGGCCGGCTCAAACCCGTGCTCGAAGCCCTGCTGCAGGAAAAAGGTCTGAGCCTGGACGATTTTGTGGATGTGCCGCAACTGCCCAAGCAATAG
- a CDS encoding FapA family protein, with protein MELTQNFLRGKNPCAMGYRWFVRNNLAGGDYQAAMDTQVAAGRVEDARWLLENFGSTNSVLELEHLEADNFVYAGTLIVHGDVRVPGQLLVGRSLQTGGGIRAGKLEAGEEIQCGGAIFAGELLQAGGSIKAAWSVEVEGEVRAEDLRCGWELRGGSHVKLKGNAHIGQEVQVQGDMHCGKGLKAGGAIEVQGLLDVGHGIAGNDGILCGNHIQAGWGIKAQGDIRAACSIRSGETLQADGEIAAGPGYGVFAGMNVQMQAWPDCAWVRALKKPEALISGFWENAALTP; from the coding sequence ATGGAACTCACTCAAAATTTCTTGCGCGGCAAAAACCCATGTGCCATGGGCTACCGCTGGTTTGTGCGCAACAACCTGGCCGGCGGCGACTACCAGGCAGCCATGGACACCCAGGTGGCCGCAGGCCGCGTGGAGGATGCACGCTGGCTGCTGGAGAACTTCGGCTCCACCAACAGCGTGCTGGAGCTCGAGCACCTGGAGGCCGACAACTTTGTCTATGCCGGCACCCTGATCGTGCATGGCGATGTGCGCGTCCCCGGCCAGCTGCTGGTAGGCCGCAGCCTGCAGACGGGCGGCGGCATACGCGCGGGCAAGCTGGAAGCGGGCGAGGAAATTCAATGCGGCGGCGCCATCTTTGCCGGTGAATTGCTCCAGGCCGGCGGCAGCATCAAGGCGGCCTGGAGCGTGGAAGTCGAGGGCGAGGTGCGCGCCGAAGACCTGCGCTGCGGCTGGGAGCTGCGCGGCGGCAGCCATGTGAAGCTCAAGGGCAATGCCCATATCGGCCAGGAAGTGCAGGTGCAAGGCGATATGCACTGCGGCAAGGGCCTGAAGGCGGGCGGCGCCATCGAGGTGCAGGGCCTGCTCGATGTAGGCCATGGCATTGCCGGCAACGACGGCATTCTGTGCGGCAACCATATTCAGGCCGGCTGGGGCATCAAGGCCCAGGGCGATATCCGCGCGGCTTGCAGCATCCGCAGCGGCGAGACCCTGCAGGCCGATGGCGAGATCGCGGCCGGCCCGGGCTACGGCGTGTTTGCCGGCATGAATGTGCAGATGCAGGCCTGGCCCGACTGCGCCTGGGTGCGCGCGCTCAAAAAGCCCGAGGCGCTGATCAGCGGCTTCTGGGAAAATGCGGCGCTCACCCCCTGA
- a CDS encoding PLP-dependent aminotransferase family protein → MSQGSVLAPFAAVFAEPAGSPIRELFPYLSRPGMISLAGGYPSPSLFDAEGLALAAAQAMAQGPGALQYGATEGLSELREALAQQARERGMQATAADILVTTGSQQAFDLLVRVLVEPGDTVLVEVPAYPATLQALRLAQARILPIPMDEQGLQTDALADLLATLPAGQRPKLLYTVPNFSNPRGTLLAQERREALVQLARQHGFWVVEDDPYGELRFDEPGGVPQAMPGTVRAAGERLAEPGANPVIYLSSLSKTVAPALRVGWMLADAPLLRRCTVAKQTADLCTSPLTQSVAACYLGSERYPATVQRARQEYQRRMQALIQGLDAAPDSGIRCSRPAGGMFVWAELDRRIDPQKLFDAAVALGVIYVPGKAFYPAAPDLHTLRMSFAAPAVPQIAQAVERLCQAAAQSR, encoded by the coding sequence ATGAGTCAGGGCAGCGTACTGGCTCCCTTTGCCGCCGTGTTTGCCGAGCCTGCGGGATCGCCGATACGCGAGCTGTTTCCCTATCTCTCACGCCCCGGCATGATCTCGCTGGCCGGTGGCTATCCATCGCCCAGCCTCTTCGATGCCGAGGGCCTGGCCCTGGCCGCCGCGCAGGCCATGGCCCAGGGTCCGGGCGCGCTCCAATATGGCGCCACCGAAGGCCTGAGCGAACTGCGCGAGGCCCTGGCGCAGCAGGCGCGCGAGCGCGGCATGCAGGCCACGGCCGCCGACATACTGGTGACCACCGGATCGCAGCAGGCCTTTGACCTGCTGGTGCGCGTGCTCGTCGAGCCCGGCGACACGGTGCTGGTCGAGGTGCCCGCCTATCCCGCCACGCTGCAGGCCCTGCGTCTGGCGCAGGCGCGCATCCTGCCCATTCCCATGGACGAGCAAGGCCTGCAGACCGATGCGCTGGCCGATCTGCTGGCCACCTTGCCGGCCGGCCAGCGCCCCAAGCTGCTCTACACCGTGCCGAACTTCTCCAACCCGCGCGGCACGCTGCTGGCGCAGGAGCGCCGCGAAGCCCTGGTGCAACTGGCCCGGCAGCACGGCTTCTGGGTGGTCGAGGACGATCCCTATGGCGAGCTGCGCTTCGACGAGCCCGGCGGTGTCCCCCAAGCCATGCCGGGCACCGTGCGCGCCGCGGGCGAGCGGCTGGCCGAGCCCGGCGCCAACCCTGTCATCTATCTGTCCAGCCTGTCCAAGACCGTGGCCCCCGCGCTGCGCGTGGGCTGGATGCTGGCCGACGCGCCGCTGCTGCGCCGCTGCACGGTGGCCAAGCAGACCGCCGATCTGTGCACCTCGCCGCTGACGCAGTCGGTCGCTGCCTGCTATCTGGGCAGCGAGCGCTACCCGGCTACCGTGCAGCGCGCGCGCCAGGAATACCAGCGCCGCATGCAGGCCCTGATCCAGGGCCTGGACGCGGCACCGGACAGCGGCATACGCTGCTCGCGCCCTGCGGGCGGCATGTTCGTCTGGGCCGAGCTGGACCGCCGCATCGATCCGCAAAAGCTCTTCGATGCCGCCGTCGCCCTGGGCGTGATCTATGTGCCAGGCAAGGCCTTCTATCCTGCCGCCCCCGACCTGCACACGCTGCGCATGTCGTTTGCCGCGCCCGCGGTGCCGCAGATCGCGCAGGCGGTGGAGCGCCTGTGTCAGGCCGCAGCACAAAGCCGCTGA
- a CDS encoding VOC family protein: protein MSATPHASSTAARFVSSNEIRTRFSRAMSEMYRKEVPQYGTLIDLVADVNALTLQADLELRQRMSSSGELERLDVERHGAIRVGTAEELATLRRLFAVMGMEPVGYYDLSVAGVPVHSTAFRPVHDEALLANPFRVFTSLLRLELIADEALRAQAAEILLRRRIFTPRALELIAQAERDGGLDSSDADAFVQQALETFRWHSDATVDAATYNALQKAHRLVADVVCFKGPHINHLTPRTLDIDLAQADMPARGMDAKDVVEGPPQRACPILLRQTSFKALKEAVRFTDADANADSAGAHTARFGEIEQRGVALTRKGRALYDELLGLVRGIDSAGSAAPDYAHRLQQVFTQFPDTHEQLRRQGLAFYRYRLTGQAQAALAQNPAEADLEALIDKGLVQAEPITYEDFLPVSAAGIFQSNLGGEEQKQYQAHAAQQVFEGALGARVHDEIALYEASEQQSRAQVLGLLSGAAA from the coding sequence ATGAGCGCCACGCCCCACGCCTCTTCCACCGCTGCCCGATTTGTCTCCTCCAACGAGATCCGCACGCGCTTCTCGCGCGCCATGTCCGAGATGTACCGCAAGGAAGTGCCGCAGTACGGCACGCTGATCGACCTGGTGGCCGATGTCAACGCTCTGACGCTGCAGGCCGATCTGGAGCTGCGCCAGCGCATGAGCAGCAGCGGCGAGCTCGAGCGCCTGGATGTGGAGCGCCATGGCGCCATCCGCGTGGGCACGGCCGAGGAACTGGCCACGCTGCGCCGCCTGTTCGCCGTGATGGGCATGGAGCCCGTGGGCTATTACGACCTGTCGGTGGCCGGTGTTCCCGTGCACTCCACGGCCTTTCGCCCCGTGCATGACGAGGCGCTGCTGGCCAATCCATTTCGCGTCTTCACCTCGCTGCTGCGCCTGGAGCTGATCGCCGATGAGGCGCTGCGCGCGCAGGCCGCCGAGATCCTCCTGCGCCGTCGCATCTTCACGCCGCGCGCACTGGAGCTCATTGCCCAGGCCGAGCGTGACGGCGGCCTGGACAGCAGCGACGCCGACGCCTTTGTGCAGCAGGCCCTGGAGACCTTCCGCTGGCACAGCGACGCCACCGTGGACGCCGCCACCTACAACGCGCTGCAGAAAGCCCACCGACTGGTGGCCGATGTGGTGTGCTTCAAGGGACCCCACATCAACCATCTGACGCCACGCACGCTGGACATCGACCTGGCCCAGGCCGATATGCCCGCGCGCGGCATGGATGCCAAGGATGTGGTCGAAGGCCCGCCGCAGCGCGCCTGCCCCATCCTGCTGCGCCAGACCAGCTTCAAGGCGCTCAAGGAAGCCGTACGCTTTACCGATGCCGACGCCAACGCGGACAGTGCCGGCGCCCATACCGCCCGCTTTGGCGAGATCGAGCAGCGCGGCGTCGCGCTGACGCGCAAGGGCCGCGCCCTGTACGACGAGCTGCTGGGTCTGGTACGCGGCATAGACAGCGCGGGCAGTGCCGCGCCCGACTACGCGCACCGTCTGCAGCAGGTCTTCACGCAGTTTCCCGACACGCACGAGCAACTGCGCCGACAGGGTCTGGCTTTCTACCGCTACCGGCTGACCGGGCAGGCTCAGGCCGCGCTTGCCCAAAACCCTGCCGAGGCAGACCTGGAAGCGCTGATCGACAAGGGGCTGGTGCAGGCCGAGCCGATCACCTATGAGGATTTTCTACCCGTGAGCGCGGCCGGCATCTTCCAGTCCAACCTTGGTGGCGAGGAGCAAAAACAATACCAGGCCCATGCCGCGCAGCAGGTCTTCGAGGGCGCACTGGGCGCCCGCGTGCATGACGAAATCGCCTTGTACGAGGCCAGCGAACAGCAATCCAGGGCCCAGGTTCTCGGGCTGCTGTCGGGAGCTGCGGCATGA
- a CDS encoding LysR family transcriptional regulator produces MQLSRRFLPPMSLLCAFEASARHQSFTAAAAELHLTQSAVSRQIRALEERLGTELFVRERQTVRLSAAGQAYAQEIRAALARISNATLGFRTNPQGGSLNLAILPTFGTRWLAPRLPQFFSAHPGITINLTTRLSQFDFQLEAVDAAIHFGLPNWPSAELEFLMSETVVPACSPDVAARHGFARPQDLLRAPLLHLASRPDAWQRWFGSQGCQGGDMQGMLFDQFATAAQAAIAGVGVALLPKFLILRELQAGDLVQALPQLPEVQSAERYYLAWPTSRSAYPPLQAFQGWLKQVAQEFASSAPL; encoded by the coding sequence ATGCAGCTATCCCGTCGCTTTCTGCCCCCCATGTCCCTGCTCTGCGCCTTCGAGGCCTCGGCGCGGCATCAGAGCTTTACCGCAGCGGCCGCCGAGCTGCATCTCACGCAAAGCGCCGTCAGCCGCCAGATCCGCGCGCTGGAAGAACGGCTGGGCACCGAGCTGTTCGTGCGCGAGCGCCAGACCGTGCGCCTGAGCGCTGCGGGTCAGGCCTATGCGCAGGAGATCCGCGCGGCCCTGGCGCGCATCTCCAATGCCACGCTGGGCTTTCGCACCAATCCGCAAGGCGGCAGTCTGAACCTGGCCATCCTGCCGACCTTCGGCACGCGCTGGCTGGCGCCGCGGCTGCCGCAGTTCTTCAGCGCCCATCCGGGCATCACCATCAATCTGACCACGCGGCTGTCGCAGTTCGATTTCCAGCTCGAAGCCGTGGATGCCGCCATTCATTTCGGCCTGCCGAACTGGCCGAGCGCGGAGCTGGAGTTTCTGATGAGCGAGACCGTGGTGCCGGCCTGCAGCCCCGATGTGGCTGCCCGCCATGGTTTTGCACGGCCCCAGGACCTGCTGCGCGCGCCCCTGCTGCATCTGGCTTCGCGTCCCGACGCCTGGCAGCGCTGGTTCGGCAGCCAGGGCTGCCAGGGCGGCGATATGCAGGGCATGCTGTTCGATCAGTTCGCCACGGCGGCGCAGGCCGCGATTGCCGGTGTGGGCGTGGCGCTGCTGCCCAAGTTTCTGATCCTGCGCGAGCTGCAGGCCGGCGACCTGGTCCAGGCCCTGCCGCAGCTGCCCGAGGTGCAAAGCGCCGAGCGCTACTACCTGGCCTGGCCGACCAGCCGCTCTGCCTATCCGCCGCTGCAGGCCTTCCAGGGCTGGCTCAAGCAGGTCGCGCAGGAGTTTGCTTCTTCTGCGCCGCTTTAA
- a CDS encoding transporter substrate-binding domain-containing protein, with amino-acid sequence MRLMTANITLACTALVAAMAASGVQAQTSPSSTLEKLQKTGKVVIGVRESSAPMAYAIGANHRFTGYHVELCEKVLAQIAPSAKIEYMAITAQNTMPLVQNGTVDLGCGPTTNNLSRQKQVAFAVTTYVSQVRMAVRADSPVTSFKQLDGKTVAASAGTTAVQLLRKYSHENNVKLPTQLGKDHFESFLMLESGRADAFVLDDNLLAGVIANAKDPKGYKIVGEALGSEPIALLMRKDDPGFKKAVDDALVRMMKSGEVAKIYDKWFMQPIPPKEMPLNLPMSETLKQLLQAPNDKPLEAYNS; translated from the coding sequence ATGCGCCTGATGACCGCGAACATAACGCTGGCATGTACCGCCCTTGTAGCCGCCATGGCCGCCTCCGGCGTCCAGGCCCAGACCTCCCCCAGCAGCACGCTGGAGAAGCTGCAGAAGACCGGCAAGGTGGTCATAGGCGTGCGCGAAAGCTCGGCCCCCATGGCCTATGCCATAGGCGCCAACCACCGCTTCACCGGCTACCACGTGGAGTTGTGCGAGAAGGTTCTGGCCCAGATCGCGCCCAGCGCCAAGATCGAATACATGGCCATTACCGCGCAGAACACCATGCCTCTGGTGCAGAACGGCACGGTGGATCTGGGCTGCGGCCCCACGACCAACAACCTCAGCCGCCAGAAGCAGGTCGCCTTTGCCGTCACCACCTATGTCAGCCAGGTGCGCATGGCCGTGCGTGCGGACTCGCCCGTGACCTCGTTCAAGCAGCTCGACGGCAAGACCGTGGCAGCCTCGGCCGGCACCACCGCCGTGCAGCTGCTGCGCAAATACAGCCATGAGAACAATGTGAAGCTGCCGACCCAGCTGGGCAAGGACCACTTCGAGAGCTTTCTGATGCTGGAGTCCGGTCGCGCGGACGCCTTTGTGCTTGACGACAACCTGCTGGCCGGCGTGATCGCCAACGCCAAGGACCCCAAGGGCTACAAGATCGTGGGCGAGGCGCTGGGATCGGAGCCCATCGCGCTGCTGATGCGCAAGGACGATCCCGGCTTCAAGAAGGCCGTGGACGATGCCCTGGTGCGCATGATGAAGTCCGGCGAAGTGGCGAAGATCTACGACAAATGGTTTATGCAGCCCATTCCGCCCAAGGAAATGCCGCTGAACCTGCCCATGAGCGAGACGCTCAAGCAGCTGCTGCAAGCGCCCAACGACAAGCCGCTGGAAGCCTACAACAGCTGA
- a CDS encoding DUF2760 domain-containing protein produces the protein MTANTPPSFLSRIAIAIGSFFAILGNGRLAADVTRVRAGEAFAADVAPKEVRVEVPVEKIVEVRVEVPVEKIVEKTVEVSVEKRVEVPVEKLIEKTVEVEKLVATDSAALQLLGLMQREARFVDFIQEDVAPYTDAEIGAAARVVHEGCRKVLREHFTLSPVCSEAEGSRITLQAGFDAAAVRLTGNVVGQPPFTGTLSHRGWLVTEVKLPQLTDIQAAKVIAQAEVEL, from the coding sequence ATGACTGCCAATACCCCCCCCTCATTCCTGAGCCGCATCGCCATCGCGATCGGCAGTTTCTTTGCCATCCTCGGTAACGGCCGTTTGGCCGCTGACGTGACTCGTGTGCGCGCCGGTGAGGCCTTTGCCGCCGACGTCGCACCCAAGGAAGTGCGCGTGGAAGTGCCGGTCGAGAAGATCGTCGAGGTCCGCGTCGAAGTGCCGGTCGAAAAAATCGTGGAAAAGACCGTCGAGGTTTCGGTCGAAAAACGCGTCGAGGTTCCGGTCGAGAAGCTGATCGAAAAAACCGTCGAGGTGGAAAAGCTCGTCGCCACCGACAGCGCCGCCCTGCAACTGCTGGGCCTGATGCAGCGCGAAGCCCGTTTTGTGGACTTCATCCAGGAAGATGTCGCGCCCTATACCGATGCCGAAATCGGCGCGGCCGCGCGCGTGGTGCATGAGGGCTGCCGCAAGGTGCTGCGCGAGCATTTCACGCTCTCCCCCGTTTGCAGCGAAGCCGAAGGCTCGCGCATTACGTTGCAGGCCGGTTTTGACGCCGCTGCCGTGCGCCTGACGGGCAATGTGGTCGGCCAGCCGCCGTTTACCGGAACGCTGTCCCATCGCGGCTGGCTGGTGACGGAGGTCAAGCTCCCCCAGCTCACAGACATTCAGGCCGCCAAGGTCATCGCCCAGGCAGAAGTGGAGCTGTAA